A single region of the Streptomyces caelestis genome encodes:
- a CDS encoding C40 family peptidase yields MASHRKSRPAGTRVAGIRTPALATAALTSVALLSQSANAAPDADGKPSLEEVEKKVDDLYRQAESATDKYNAAKEKTAKQRKRVDTLLDGVAQRTQKLNEAREKLGSFAAAQYRTGASAPDTATFLLADTPQDYFDQTQLMDRMTGRQKEAVDEYVTQQSETMKQRQEATESLETLNETQGDLKAAKATVQRKLADARELLSKLTAAEKARLAAIEREKQQEAARKADELARQQAAQQQAQEVAAPQQDSGSTSAGSGSSASAGSGASSATAPADSSYATKAEKALAFARAQIGKPYVWGAVGPGSYDCSGLTQAAWKAAGVTLPRTTYDQVDSGTTVPVSQAQPGDLVFFYDDITHVGIYIGNGMMIHAPKPGTYVREESIYYDGESSIRSVVRPA; encoded by the coding sequence TTGGCGTCGCACCGCAAGTCGCGTCCCGCGGGTACGCGCGTCGCAGGCATACGGACCCCCGCCCTCGCAACGGCGGCCCTCACATCCGTGGCCCTGCTCTCCCAGTCGGCCAACGCCGCCCCCGATGCCGACGGCAAGCCGAGCCTGGAGGAAGTCGAGAAGAAGGTCGACGACCTCTACCGCCAGGCCGAGTCGGCCACCGACAAGTACAACGCGGCCAAGGAGAAGACCGCGAAGCAGCGCAAGCGCGTCGACACCCTCCTCGACGGCGTCGCGCAGCGCACCCAGAAGCTCAACGAGGCGCGGGAGAAGCTGGGTTCCTTCGCCGCCGCCCAGTACCGCACCGGCGCCTCCGCCCCGGACACGGCGACGTTCCTGCTCGCGGACACCCCGCAGGACTACTTCGACCAGACCCAGCTGATGGACCGGATGACCGGCCGTCAGAAGGAAGCGGTCGACGAGTACGTCACCCAGCAGTCCGAGACGATGAAGCAGCGCCAGGAGGCCACCGAGAGCCTCGAGACGCTCAACGAGACGCAGGGCGACCTGAAGGCGGCCAAGGCCACCGTCCAGCGAAAGCTCGCCGACGCGCGCGAACTGCTGTCGAAGCTGACCGCCGCGGAGAAGGCGCGGCTCGCGGCGATCGAGAGGGAGAAGCAGCAGGAGGCCGCCCGCAAGGCCGACGAGCTGGCCCGGCAGCAGGCCGCACAGCAGCAGGCGCAGGAGGTGGCCGCCCCGCAGCAGGACAGCGGTTCCACGTCGGCGGGCTCCGGCTCGTCCGCTTCGGCGGGGTCCGGCGCGTCCTCCGCGACGGCCCCGGCCGACTCCTCGTACGCCACCAAGGCCGAGAAGGCGCTCGCCTTCGCCCGCGCCCAGATCGGCAAGCCGTACGTCTGGGGCGCCGTCGGCCCCGGCTCCTACGACTGCTCCGGCCTCACCCAGGCCGCGTGGAAGGCCGCCGGTGTGACCCTGCCGCGCACGACCTACGACCAGGTCGACTCCGGCACCACGGTCCCCGTCTCCCAGGCGCAGCCCGGTGACCTGGTCTTCTTCTACGACGACATCACCCACGTCGGCATCTACATCGGCAACGGCATGATGATCCACGCCCCGAAGCCCGGCACCTACGTGCGCGAGGAGTCGATCTACTACGACGGCGAGTCGTCGATCCGCAGCGTGGTGCGGCCGGCCTGA
- a CDS encoding M23 family metallopeptidase: protein MPVSCARETCRRLSCPRTAGYSRRTALAAPVVEAKEKLVNDRHPSGTMAPAPASEADSAHYASHGTQEAQYGDFTTYGDYAATGFDATGTDGTGFDATGHATATFATDPLFGDLPGSGQDTGTYDTGQWPTGTHENPHYDAYAAQHHASYDTGVYDTTSWTAEQQPLSVIPPQATSPDSTGQWDAGAWLQPDQSGNPADRTQQWEWGTQAFDTGAYDATQWNTDGAATPAPDGYEQHGETFEQHETATFEQVAYDEAAGAAYPDPAADGGEPATGELPTVTPLLDDQEEAGPRASRAASRAGSRSRRRTPPKRSALLTIAVPSACVMGVAGIAAASVGSLTDDAVVEAQTTAADAQPVKPAAANNKLDTQLQSLAAGADDFADRASRTQERIDLKAQQAAERKRAAEEAARKERLRPKFALPVARHGLSAYYGQSGINWMSLHTGIDFPVSYGTTVMAATDGTVRTQWNSAYGNMMIVTAKDGTETWYCHLSTYTVPSGTTVKAGDPIARSGNSGNSTGPHLHFEVRPAGGSAIDPLPWLRSHGIDPA from the coding sequence ATGCCCGTTTCCTGCGCGCGCGAAACCTGCCGAAGATTGTCGTGCCCGCGTACCGCCGGGTACAGTCGCCGCACTGCTCTGGCAGCCCCTGTTGTCGAGGCGAAAGAGAAGTTGGTGAACGACCGTCACCCGTCGGGGACCATGGCCCCGGCTCCGGCTTCCGAAGCCGACTCGGCGCACTACGCGTCGCACGGCACCCAGGAAGCCCAGTACGGCGACTTCACCACGTACGGCGACTACGCCGCCACTGGATTTGACGCGACCGGTACCGACGGCACCGGTTTCGACGCCACCGGCCACGCCACCGCGACCTTCGCCACGGACCCCCTCTTCGGCGACCTCCCGGGCAGCGGCCAGGACACGGGCACATACGACACCGGCCAGTGGCCCACCGGCACGCACGAGAACCCGCACTACGACGCGTACGCGGCCCAGCACCACGCCTCCTACGACACCGGGGTCTACGACACGACGTCCTGGACGGCCGAACAGCAGCCGCTCTCGGTCATCCCGCCGCAGGCCACCTCCCCGGACAGCACCGGGCAGTGGGACGCCGGTGCCTGGCTCCAGCCCGACCAGTCCGGCAATCCCGCCGACCGGACCCAGCAGTGGGAATGGGGCACGCAGGCCTTCGACACCGGTGCCTACGACGCCACGCAGTGGAACACCGACGGCGCCGCCACACCGGCCCCCGACGGGTACGAGCAGCACGGCGAAACCTTCGAGCAGCACGAGACCGCGACGTTCGAGCAGGTCGCCTACGACGAAGCCGCCGGGGCCGCCTACCCCGACCCCGCCGCGGACGGCGGTGAGCCGGCCACCGGCGAACTGCCCACCGTCACCCCGCTCCTGGACGACCAGGAAGAAGCCGGCCCGCGCGCCTCACGGGCGGCCTCGCGCGCCGGGTCGCGTTCCCGCCGCCGTACGCCCCCCAAGCGATCGGCGCTACTGACCATCGCGGTGCCCTCGGCGTGCGTGATGGGCGTCGCGGGGATCGCCGCCGCCTCGGTCGGCAGCCTCACCGACGACGCCGTCGTGGAGGCACAGACGACCGCGGCGGACGCGCAGCCGGTGAAGCCGGCCGCCGCCAACAACAAACTGGACACGCAGCTCCAGAGCCTCGCCGCCGGCGCCGACGACTTCGCCGACCGGGCCAGCCGTACCCAGGAGCGCATCGACCTCAAGGCCCAGCAGGCGGCCGAGCGCAAGCGCGCGGCGGAGGAGGCGGCCCGCAAGGAGCGGCTGCGCCCGAAGTTCGCCCTGCCGGTCGCCCGGCACGGACTCAGCGCCTACTACGGCCAGTCCGGCATCAACTGGATGTCCCTGCACACCGGCATCGACTTCCCCGTCTCCTACGGCACGACCGTGATGGCCGCGACCGACGGCACCGTCCGCACCCAGTGGAACAGCGCCTACGGCAACATGATGATCGTGACCGCGAAGGACGGCACGGAGACGTGGTACTGCCACCTCTCCACCTACACGGTCCCCTCCGGTACGACGGTGAAGGCCGGCGACCCGATCGCGCGCTCCGGCAACTCCGGCAACTCGACCGGCCCTCATCTGCACTTCGAGGTGCGCCCGGCCGGCGGCTCGGCGATCGACCCGCTCCCGTGGCTGCGCAGCCACGGCATCGACCCGGCGTAA
- a CDS encoding cobalamin B12-binding domain-containing protein: MGVAAGPIRVVVAKPGLDGHDRGAKVIARALRDAGMEVIYTGLHQTPEQIVDTALQEDADAIGLSILSGAHNTLFAAVIDLLKERDAEDILVFGGGIIPEADIPLLKEKGVAEIFTPGATTASIVEWVRANVRQPAGA, encoded by the coding sequence ATGGGTGTGGCAGCCGGTCCGATCCGCGTGGTGGTGGCCAAGCCGGGGCTCGACGGCCACGATCGCGGGGCCAAGGTGATCGCACGGGCCCTGCGCGACGCCGGTATGGAGGTCATCTACACCGGGCTCCACCAGACTCCCGAGCAGATCGTCGACACGGCGCTCCAGGAGGACGCCGACGCGATCGGGCTGTCCATTCTCTCGGGCGCCCACAACACGCTCTTCGCGGCGGTGATCGACCTGCTCAAGGAGCGGGACGCGGAGGACATCCTGGTCTTCGGCGGCGGGATCATCCCCGAGGCGGACATTCCCCTGCTGAAGGAGAAGGGCGTCGCGGAGATCTTCACGCCCGGCGCGACGACGGCGTCGATCGTGGAGTGGGTCCGGGCGAACGTCCGCCAGCCGGCCGGGGCGTAG
- a CDS encoding SWIM zinc finger family protein, which translates to MTQQGVRWTADQVLALAPDAASRKAGSKLGAAGPWSETGSSDKGAVWGLCKGSGSKPYQTIVDIADASGPAYKCTCPSRKFPCKHALGLLLLWSGGDGAVPTGETPEWAEQWIAGRRKRAEEKKAGDNSGAPSGSADPDAARRRAERRAERVTAGAVELEQRLADLLRAGLATAEQSGYGLWEETAARMVDAQAQGLAGRVRELGAIPSTGPGWPVRLLEECALLHLLGQGWLRRERLPDALAATVRSRIGLPASADGPPVRDRWMVLAQYDTADTRLTTRRIWLYGADSDRTVLLLSYGAAGRAPELALPVGLTLEAEVSAYPGAGQLRVALGQQFAPPAPTAIRPRGVTTSQAAARYGDALRDDPWLESVPVTLDRVVPTPDGDSWQLADADEDAALPLTPAARSRPGLWRLVALSGGAPVRVFGECGHQGFTPLTAWPEGPGDAISLC; encoded by the coding sequence ATGACTCAGCAGGGGGTGCGCTGGACCGCGGACCAGGTGCTGGCACTGGCGCCTGACGCGGCATCACGCAAAGCGGGGAGCAAACTCGGCGCGGCGGGGCCGTGGTCCGAGACGGGGAGTTCCGACAAGGGGGCGGTGTGGGGGCTGTGCAAGGGCAGCGGAAGCAAGCCGTACCAGACGATCGTCGACATCGCGGACGCCTCCGGGCCCGCGTACAAGTGCACTTGCCCGAGCCGCAAGTTCCCGTGCAAGCACGCGCTCGGGCTGCTGCTGCTCTGGTCGGGCGGCGACGGGGCGGTGCCGACGGGAGAAACTCCGGAGTGGGCGGAGCAGTGGATAGCGGGGCGGCGTAAGCGCGCGGAGGAAAAGAAGGCCGGGGACAACTCCGGTGCGCCGTCCGGGTCCGCTGATCCGGACGCGGCGCGGCGGCGGGCGGAGCGGCGGGCAGAGCGCGTCACGGCGGGCGCGGTGGAGCTGGAGCAGCGCCTGGCGGATCTGCTGCGCGCCGGCCTCGCGACGGCGGAACAGTCGGGTTACGGCCTGTGGGAGGAGACGGCGGCCCGCATGGTCGACGCCCAGGCGCAGGGCCTGGCCGGACGGGTGCGGGAGTTGGGGGCGATCCCGTCCACCGGGCCGGGCTGGCCGGTGCGTCTGCTGGAGGAGTGCGCGCTGCTGCATCTCCTCGGGCAGGGCTGGCTGCGCCGCGAGCGGCTGCCCGACGCCCTCGCCGCCACGGTCCGCTCCCGCATCGGTCTGCCGGCCTCCGCGGACGGCCCGCCGGTGCGGGACCGCTGGATGGTGCTCGCCCAGTACGACACGGCGGACACCCGCCTGACGACCCGCCGGATCTGGCTGTACGGCGCCGACTCGGACCGCACCGTACTGCTCCTCTCCTACGGCGCCGCCGGCCGCGCCCCCGAGCTGGCGCTGCCGGTGGGGCTGACTCTGGAGGCCGAGGTGTCCGCCTACCCGGGCGCCGGGCAGCTGCGGGTGGCCCTGGGCCAACAGTTCGCACCGCCCGCGCCGACGGCGATACGCCCGCGCGGGGTGACGACGTCCCAGGCGGCCGCCCGCTACGGCGACGCCCTGCGCGACGATCCGTGGCTGGAGTCCGTCCCGGTGACGCTGGACCGGGTCGTCCCCACCCCGGACGGCGACTCCTGGCAGTTGGCGGACGCGGACGAGGACGCGGCGTTGCCGCTCACTCCGGCCGCGCGTTCCCGGCCAGGCCTGTGGCGGCTCGTCGCACTGTCGGGCGGCGCTCCGGTCAGGGTCTTCGGCGAATGCGGCCACCAGGGCTTCACTCCGCTGACGGCCTGGCCCGAGGGCCCGGGTGACGCGATATCCCTGTGCTGA
- a CDS encoding esterase/lipase family protein, protein MKVTRAALPFLPFCQRLLPSRLAGVSLALLKATALEMAILAGHLLLYPSGITQERRAPVPALPADGAAQLPTEAKPPVVLLHGFIDNRSVFVLLRRSLAQHGRQQIESLNYSPLTCDIRAAAELLGRHIEEVCERTGAPQVDVVGHSLGGLIARYYVQRLGGDTRVRTLVTLGTPHSGTRVVPLANAHPIVRQMRPGSPVLEELTRPAPGCRTHFVSFWSDLDHVMDPLETACIDHPDLTVENVRVTGIGHLALPVHPAVASGIRQVLDTARPGEPSAGRAGGLTVA, encoded by the coding sequence ATGAAGGTCACCAGGGCTGCTCTGCCCTTTCTTCCGTTCTGCCAGCGACTGCTGCCGAGCCGGCTGGCGGGAGTCTCCCTGGCGCTCCTGAAGGCCACCGCCCTGGAGATGGCGATCCTGGCCGGGCATCTCCTCCTCTATCCCTCCGGCATCACCCAGGAGCGACGGGCCCCCGTCCCCGCCCTGCCCGCGGACGGCGCCGCCCAACTGCCCACGGAGGCAAAGCCCCCGGTCGTCCTGCTGCACGGCTTCATCGACAACCGCTCGGTCTTCGTCCTGCTGCGCCGCAGCCTCGCCCAGCACGGCAGGCAGCAGATCGAGTCCCTCAACTACTCGCCGCTGACCTGCGACATACGCGCCGCGGCCGAGCTGCTCGGCCGGCACATAGAGGAGGTCTGCGAGCGCACCGGCGCCCCGCAGGTCGACGTCGTCGGGCACAGCCTCGGCGGCCTGATAGCGCGTTACTACGTGCAGCGGCTCGGCGGCGACACTCGCGTGCGGACCCTCGTGACACTCGGCACGCCGCACTCGGGTACCCGAGTGGTGCCCCTGGCCAACGCGCACCCCATCGTGCGCCAGATGCGCCCCGGCTCACCGGTGCTCGAGGAGCTCACTCGGCCGGCCCCGGGCTGCCGTACGCACTTCGTCAGCTTCTGGAGCGACCTGGACCACGTGATGGATCCACTGGAGACGGCCTGTATCGATCATCCGGATCTGACGGTCGAGAACGTGCGGGTGACCGGCATCGGCCATCTCGCCCTGCCCGTGCACCCCGCCGTCGCCAGCGGAATACGGCAGGTTCTCGACACGGCTCGCCCGGGTGAACCGTCCGCCGGCCGGGCGGGCGGCCTAACGGTGGCCTGA
- a CDS encoding DUF5691 domain-containing protein, producing MNRTSAPVDAPATGAWEGLVTTALLGTDRRTTPGTPPGAGPGPEAPVALLDAAAVETVRRRAGLRPARAAERPQPAPEDPRPPLPPAAARRLALLLADRSGTSGGGRRGTAPDLTELLPQWLAAANARGFAPPPQMLPALLDAARGRTDLRPAALEFAGPRALWLARLNPDWRFALRSTPGGGATLPLLDDDDSVRQLWQEGLFAERVALLSALRSREPAAARELLETTWATERAEDRLMFLDSLRTGLGPDDEPFLEQALSDRSRNVRATAAELLSALPGSALAARMAVRAEACVAIDHTQATAVTPATEAAGGTAASAATVATPTIAVEAPHECDPGMERDGVVAKAPAGRGERSWWFGQLVEAAPLGTWSRRLGGRTPPEIVALPVTDDWQSELHAAWCRAAVRQRDAEWSRALLGEPSAPEAGGPGAVSLAERAKLLGTLEAAEQAEWVAGFIATHGLSEAFQLLGVCAVPWAPPLGRAVVDALNIARDAGSYPWSFSGVMGLAERCLDPSEAGRLDALLAVPEEPENASPGAGGYWAEAFQRLVTTLRLRAAMIEELNTP from the coding sequence ATGAACAGGACCTCCGCTCCTGTGGACGCGCCCGCGACGGGTGCCTGGGAGGGGCTCGTCACGACGGCTCTGCTGGGCACGGACCGGCGCACCACGCCGGGGACCCCGCCCGGCGCCGGGCCGGGCCCTGAGGCGCCGGTGGCCCTGCTGGACGCGGCGGCCGTGGAGACCGTACGACGCCGGGCCGGACTGCGTCCGGCCCGGGCGGCGGAGCGTCCGCAGCCGGCCCCGGAGGACCCGCGTCCGCCTCTGCCGCCGGCGGCCGCCCGCAGACTCGCGCTCCTGCTGGCCGACCGCTCCGGCACGTCGGGCGGCGGACGCCGGGGCACCGCGCCCGACCTGACGGAACTGCTCCCCCAGTGGCTCGCGGCGGCCAACGCCCGTGGTTTCGCACCGCCTCCGCAGATGCTTCCCGCGCTGCTGGACGCGGCCCGGGGGCGTACCGACCTGCGTCCGGCGGCGCTGGAGTTCGCGGGGCCGCGGGCTCTGTGGCTGGCGCGGCTGAACCCGGACTGGCGGTTCGCCCTGCGCTCGACACCGGGCGGCGGAGCGACTCTGCCGCTTCTCGATGACGACGACAGCGTCCGGCAGCTCTGGCAGGAGGGCCTGTTCGCCGAACGGGTCGCCCTCCTGTCCGCCCTGCGCTCCCGCGAACCTGCCGCCGCGCGCGAACTGCTCGAGACGACCTGGGCGACGGAACGCGCCGAGGACCGGCTGATGTTCCTCGACTCGCTGCGCACAGGCCTGGGCCCGGACGACGAGCCGTTCCTGGAGCAGGCCCTGTCCGACCGCAGCCGCAACGTCCGGGCAACGGCGGCGGAACTGCTGTCGGCGCTGCCCGGTTCGGCGCTCGCCGCGCGGATGGCAGTCAGGGCGGAGGCGTGCGTGGCCATCGACCACACCCAGGCCACCGCGGTAACCCCGGCCACAGAGGCAGCAGGGGGTACCGCGGCTTCGGCAGCGACCGTGGCCACGCCGACGATCGCCGTCGAAGCGCCGCATGAGTGCGATCCGGGCATGGAGCGCGACGGCGTCGTGGCGAAGGCGCCTGCCGGACGCGGTGAACGGTCCTGGTGGTTCGGCCAGTTGGTGGAAGCGGCCCCACTCGGGACCTGGTCACGGCGGCTGGGCGGGCGGACGCCCCCGGAAATAGTGGCGCTGCCGGTCACGGACGACTGGCAGAGCGAACTGCACGCGGCGTGGTGCCGGGCCGCGGTGCGCCAGCGGGACGCCGAGTGGTCGCGCGCGCTGCTCGGGGAGCCCTCCGCACCGGAGGCGGGCGGCCCGGGCGCGGTGTCCCTGGCCGAACGCGCCAAGCTGCTCGGCACGCTGGAGGCCGCCGAGCAGGCCGAGTGGGTGGCCGGCTTCATCGCGACGCACGGCCTGTCCGAAGCCTTTCAGCTGCTCGGGGTGTGCGCGGTGCCGTGGGCGCCGCCGCTCGGCCGGGCGGTGGTGGACGCGCTCAACATCGCGCGGGACGCGGGGAGTTATCCATGGAGTTTCAGCGGAGTCATGGGCCTGGCCGAGCGCTGCCTGGACCCGTCCGAGGCCGGCCGCCTCGACGCCCTGCTGGCCGTACCGGAGGAGCCGGAGAACGCGTCTCCGGGCGCCGGCGGCTACTGGGCGGAGGCCTTCCAGCGCCTGGTCACGACGTTGCGCCTGCGCGCGGCGATGATCGAGGAGCTCAACACTCCCTGA
- a CDS encoding ATP-binding protein has translation MPVSVEPTSVDPSQNGSAPANAGAGAPADVTEAEALRPHAEDAFAGELAALSAQDDRPRPARWKLSPWAVATYLLGGTLPDGTVITPKYVGPRRIVEVAVTTLATDRALLLLGVPGTAKTWVSEHLAAAVSGDSTLLVQGTAGTPEEAIRYGWNYAQLLAHGPSRDALVPSPVMRAMAEGMTARVEELTRIPADVQDTLITILSEKTLPIPELGQEVQAVRGFNLIATANDRDRGVNDLSSALRRRFNTVVLPLPESPEAEVDIVSRRVDQIGRSLDLPAAPDGLDEIRRVVTVFRELRDGVTTDGRTKLKSPSGTLSTAEAISVVTNGLALAAHFGDGVLRPGDVAAGILGAVVRDPAADRVIWQEYLETVVRERDGWKDFYRACREVSV, from the coding sequence ATGCCTGTGTCCGTAGAACCGACGTCCGTCGACCCGAGCCAGAACGGGTCCGCGCCCGCGAACGCGGGGGCGGGCGCACCCGCGGACGTGACTGAGGCGGAAGCACTTCGGCCGCACGCCGAGGACGCCTTCGCCGGTGAACTCGCCGCGCTGTCCGCGCAGGACGACCGTCCGCGCCCGGCCCGCTGGAAGCTCTCGCCGTGGGCGGTCGCGACGTACCTGCTCGGCGGCACGCTGCCGGACGGCACGGTGATCACACCGAAGTACGTCGGCCCGCGCCGCATCGTCGAGGTCGCCGTCACCACGCTCGCCACCGACCGCGCCCTGCTCCTGCTCGGCGTGCCCGGCACGGCGAAGACCTGGGTCTCCGAGCATTTGGCCGCGGCGGTCAGCGGCGACTCCACGCTGCTGGTGCAGGGCACCGCCGGCACGCCCGAGGAAGCCATCCGGTACGGCTGGAACTACGCGCAGTTGCTCGCCCACGGCCCCAGCCGCGACGCCCTCGTGCCCAGCCCGGTCATGCGGGCCATGGCCGAGGGCATGACCGCCCGCGTCGAGGAGCTGACGCGTATCCCGGCCGACGTGCAGGACACACTCATCACGATCCTGTCGGAGAAGACGCTGCCGATACCGGAGCTGGGCCAGGAGGTGCAGGCGGTCCGCGGCTTCAACCTGATCGCCACGGCCAACGACCGCGACCGCGGGGTCAACGACCTGTCCAGCGCCCTGCGCCGCCGGTTCAACACGGTGGTGCTGCCGTTGCCGGAGAGCCCCGAGGCCGAGGTCGACATCGTCTCGCGTCGCGTCGACCAGATCGGTCGCTCCCTCGACCTGCCGGCCGCGCCCGACGGCCTCGACGAGATCCGCCGGGTCGTCACGGTCTTCCGAGAGCTGCGCGACGGGGTCACGACCGACGGCCGGACGAAGCTGAAGTCGCCGAGCGGCACGTTGTCCACGGCCGAGGCGATCTCCGTCGTCACCAACGGACTCGCCCTGGCGGCCCACTTCGGCGACGGCGTGCTGCGGCCGGGCGACGTGGCCGCGGGCATCCTCGGCGCGGTCGTCCGCGACCCGGCGGCCGACCGCGTCATCTGGCAGGAGTACCTGGAGACGGTGGTCCGCGAGCGGGACGGCTGGAAGGACTTCTACCGCGCCTGCCGGGAGGTGAGCGTGTGA
- the pcrA gene encoding DNA helicase PcrA: MSSLFDDSFLADLQAQRGPADEPPPPPEDDHAPEPVPDDLFGGKFDVPPDRDAYYRDGAPRPVVDTAALLEGLNDNQRAAVVHSGSPLLIVAGAGSGKTRVLTHRIAHLLAERGVHPGQILAITFTNKAAGEMKERVEQLVGPRANAMWVMTFHSACVRILRRESKKLGFTSSFSIYDAADSKRLMALVCRDLDLDPKRFPPKSFSAKISNLKNELIDEEDFAAQASDGFEKTLAQAYAMYQSRLREANALDFDDLIMTTVNLLRAFPDVAEHYRRRFRHVLVDEYQDTNHAQYALVRELVGTSEHPADVPPGPDDVPPAELCVVGDADQSIYAFRGATIRNILQFEEDYPDATTILLEQNYRSTQTILSAANAVIERNESRRPKNLWTNAGAGATITGYVADTEHDEAQFVADEIDRLTDAGEAKAGDVAVFYRTNAQSRVFEEIFIRVGLPYKVVGGVRFYERKEVRDVLAYLRVLANPEDSVPLRRILNVPKRGIGDRAEAMIDALAQREKISFPQALKRVDEAYGMAARSTNAVKRFNTLMEDLRTIVESGAGPATVLEAVLERTGYLAELQASTDPQDETRIENLQELAAVAMEFEQERGEDERGTLSDFLEQVALVADSDQIPDEEDGDGVITLMTLHTAKGLEFPVVFLTGMEDGVFPHMRALGQAKELEEERRLAYVGITRARERLYLTRSTLRSAWGQPSYNPPSRFLEEIPPAYLEWKRTGATAPASSGPVSAVAASLSSSRSRSSASGASGFATRRTSEKPVVALAVGDRVTHDQFGLGTVVAVKGTGGNAEATIDFGDTKPKRLLLRYAPVEKL; encoded by the coding sequence ATGAGCAGCCTCTTTGACGACAGCTTCCTGGCGGACCTCCAGGCCCAGCGGGGCCCTGCGGACGAGCCCCCGCCGCCACCCGAGGACGATCACGCTCCGGAGCCGGTTCCGGACGATCTGTTCGGCGGGAAGTTCGACGTGCCGCCGGACCGGGACGCCTACTACCGCGACGGCGCCCCACGCCCGGTGGTGGACACCGCCGCCCTCCTGGAGGGGCTGAACGACAACCAGCGCGCCGCCGTCGTCCACTCCGGCTCCCCGCTGCTCATCGTGGCCGGCGCCGGCTCCGGCAAGACCCGCGTGCTCACCCACCGCATCGCCCACCTGCTCGCCGAGCGGGGCGTGCACCCGGGCCAGATCCTCGCGATCACCTTCACCAACAAGGCCGCGGGCGAGATGAAGGAGCGCGTCGAGCAGCTCGTCGGCCCCCGGGCGAACGCGATGTGGGTGATGACCTTCCACAGCGCGTGCGTGCGCATCCTGCGGCGCGAGAGCAAGAAGCTCGGCTTCACATCCTCCTTCTCGATCTACGACGCCGCCGACTCCAAGCGCCTGATGGCCCTGGTCTGCCGTGACCTGGACCTCGATCCCAAGCGCTTCCCGCCGAAGTCCTTCAGCGCCAAGATCAGCAACCTGAAGAACGAGCTGATCGACGAGGAGGACTTCGCCGCCCAGGCCTCCGACGGCTTCGAGAAGACCCTCGCCCAGGCCTACGCGATGTACCAGTCGCGGCTGCGCGAGGCGAACGCCCTCGACTTCGACGACCTGATCATGACGACGGTCAACCTGCTGCGCGCCTTCCCGGACGTCGCCGAGCACTACCGCCGCCGCTTCCGCCACGTGCTGGTGGACGAGTACCAGGACACCAACCACGCCCAGTACGCCCTCGTCCGGGAGCTCGTCGGCACCTCCGAGCACCCCGCCGACGTGCCGCCGGGCCCGGACGACGTCCCGCCCGCCGAGCTGTGCGTGGTGGGTGACGCCGACCAGTCGATCTACGCCTTCCGTGGCGCGACGATCCGCAACATCCTCCAGTTCGAGGAGGACTACCCGGACGCGACGACGATCCTGCTGGAGCAGAACTACCGCTCCACCCAGACGATCCTCAGCGCGGCCAACGCGGTCATCGAGCGCAACGAGTCCCGCCGCCCCAAGAACCTGTGGACCAACGCGGGCGCGGGCGCCACGATCACCGGGTACGTCGCCGACACCGAACACGACGAGGCGCAGTTCGTCGCCGACGAGATAGACCGCCTCACCGACGCCGGCGAGGCGAAGGCGGGCGACGTCGCGGTCTTCTACCGCACCAACGCCCAGTCCCGCGTCTTCGAAGAGATCTTCATCCGCGTCGGCCTGCCCTACAAGGTCGTCGGCGGTGTCCGCTTCTACGAGCGCAAGGAGGTCCGGGACGTCCTGGCCTACCTGCGCGTGCTGGCCAACCCGGAGGACTCGGTGCCGCTGCGCCGGATCCTCAACGTGCCCAAGCGGGGCATCGGCGATCGCGCCGAGGCGATGATCGACGCCCTGGCCCAGCGCGAGAAGATCAGCTTCCCGCAGGCGCTCAAGCGCGTCGACGAGGCGTACGGCATGGCCGCGCGCTCCACCAACGCCGTCAAGCGGTTCAACACGCTGATGGAGGACCTCCGCACGATCGTCGAGTCCGGCGCCGGACCGGCCACGGTGCTGGAGGCCGTCCTGGAACGCACCGGGTACCTCGCCGAGTTGCAGGCCTCCACCGACCCGCAGGACGAGACCCGGATCGAGAACCTCCAGGAGCTCGCGGCCGTTGCCATGGAGTTCGAGCAGGAGCGCGGCGAGGACGAGCGGGGCACCCTGTCCGACTTCCTCGAACAGGTCGCGCTGGTCGCCGACTCCGACCAGATCCCCGACGAGGAGGACGGCGACGGCGTCATCACGCTGATGACCCTGCACACCGCCAAGGGCCTGGAGTTCCCGGTCGTCTTCCTGACCGGCATGGAGGACGGCGTCTTCCCGCACATGCGTGCCCTCGGCCAGGCCAAGGAGCTGGAGGAGGAGCGGCGCCTGGCGTACGTCGGCATCACGCGCGCGCGGGAACGGCTGTATCTGACGCGGTCCACCCTGCGCAGCGCCTGGGGCCAGCCGTCGTACAACCCGCCCTCCCGGTTCCTGGAGGAGATCCCGCCGGCCTACCTGGAGTGGAAGCGGACGGGGGCGACCGCGCCCGCGTCCTCCGGGCCGGTCTCCGCAGTGGCGGCCTCGCTGTCGTCGTCCCGCTCGCGCTCGTCGGCGTCGGGCGCGTCCGGTTTCGCCACCCGCCGGACCTCCGAGAAGCCGGTCGTGGCACTGGCGGTCGGGGACCGGGTCACACACGACCAGTTCGGGCTCGGGACCGTCGTGGCGGTGAAGGGCACGGGCGGGAACGCCGAGGCGACCATCGACTTCGGGGACACCAAGCCGAAGCGGCTGCTGCTGCGGTACGCGCCGGTGGAGAAGCTGTAG